Proteins encoded within one genomic window of Trichoderma asperellum chromosome 2, complete sequence:
- a CDS encoding uncharacterized protein (BUSCO:EOG092D4BKP): MAVSSGKQLPADLEYVQYEHRLEGQYLPAIRSLISKDLSEPYSIYVYRYFLYQWSHLCFMALDPEDDSLIGVIICKLEVHSSHSPPTRRGYIAMLAVASHFRGRGVATALVKKAIEAMVNRNADEIVLETEETNTPAMKLYEQLGFIRSKKLHRYYLNGNSAYRLVLLLKAVDPDRSPIYDESQIT, from the exons ATGGCCGTCTCATCGGGCAAACAGCTGCCCGCCGACCTGGAGTATGTGCAGTATGAACACCGGCTTGAAGGCCAGTACCTCCCAGCCATCCGGTCGCTCATCTCCAAAGATCTGAGTGAGCCATACAGCATCTACGTCTACCGGTACTTTCTCTACCAGTGGTCTCATCTATGCTTCATG GCCCTGGACCCCGAAGACGATTCACTCATCGGCGTCATTATCTGCAAGCTTGAAGTTCACTCATCTCACTCACCCCCAACCCGCCGTGGATACATTGCCATGCTGGCTGTGGCCTCACACTTCCGTGGGCGAGGGGTTGCCACCGCCCTGGTGAAAAAGGCAATCGAGGCCATGGTCAACCGCAATGCAGATGAGATTGTGCTGGAGACGGAAGAAACGAACACGCCTGCCATGAAGCTATACGAACAGCTTGGCTTCATACGATCGAAGAAGCTGCATCGGTACTATCTTAACGGGAACAGTGCTTATCGATTAGTCCTCCTCTTGAAAGCAGTAGACCCGGATCGAAGCCCCATCTACGATGAGAGTCAAATCACATAA
- a CDS encoding uncharacterized protein (TransMembrane:1 (i50-68o)~BUSCO:EOG092D0VTV), which produces MATTLRRRIPPETSPAETPDDSKEDSPPIQPTSHVHVIERGPKARKRRNTFIFLLGSLCGLLAAGFFAKTNDLIDLPELTDLTMDSLLDVIPAGLIKDMRDLAQGERDVASSYDSFSVGLKARAEGLEAHHPMIMIPGVISTGLESWGTANISRPYFRKRLWGSWTMMKALVLDKEVWKKHIMLDKRTGLDPPLVKLRAAQGFDATDFFITGYWIWSKIFENLATIGYDPTNSFTAAYDWRLSYPNLEVRDQYFSRLKAYIETAVEFEGRKVVLASHSMGSQVIFYFFHWVESDQGGRGGGDWVDRHVDSWINISGCMLGAVKDLTAVLSGEMRDTAQLNALAIYGLEKFLSKDERAEIFRAMPGISSMLPLGGDAIWGDLNGAPDDQPEQGLSYGSFLNFRVGANWTTPDRNFTVKDSMGYLFNTAEDWYTDQIKRSYSHGVAHTTAEVEANEKDPKKWINPLETRLPRAPNLKIYCFYGVGKPTERSYYYRAPDQPTMTNLNITIDVGYTEGTVDHGVILGEGDGTVNLLSTGYMCNRGWHMKRYNPAGAQITVVEMPHEPDRFSPRGGPNTADHVDILGRQTLNELILRVAAGKGETITDYVVSKIGEYADKVKVYEEEDESKKKKKSS; this is translated from the coding sequence atggccacaACTCTTCGACGGCGCATCCCGCCGGAGACCAGCCCGGCCGAAACCCCCGACGACTCGAAAGAAGACTCTCCGCCGATTCAACCAACATCTCACGTCCATGTGATTGAACGGGGTCCCAAGGCGCGCAAGCGTCGCAAtacctttattttcttgctcGGCAGCCTATGTGGCCTCCTTGCGGCGGGTTTCTTCGCAAAGACCAATGACTTGATCGACCTACCCGAACTGACGGATCTCACCATGGACAGTTTGCTTGATGTTATACCTGCCGGCTTGATCAAAGACATGCGAGATCTTGCACAAGGAGAGCGTGACGTCGCGTCTTCCTATGACTCTTTTTCTGTAGGCCTGAAGGCTCGGGCTGAGGGCCTGGAAGCCCACCATCCCATGATAATGATACCTGGTGTTATCTCGACAGGCCTCGAATCCTGGGGGACAGCAAATATCTCGAGGCCCTATTTCCGGAAGAGGCTTTGGGGGAGTTGGACAATGATGAAGGCGTTGGTTCTGGACAAGGAGGTTTGGAAGAAGCACATTATGCTCGATAAACGAACCGGGCTAGATCCACCTTTGGTGAAGCTACGTGCAGCACAGGGCTTTGACGCAACAGACTTCTTCATTACGGGCTATTGGATATGGAGCAAAATCTTCGAAAACTTGGCCACCATAGGATACGATCCCACAAACTCGTTCACTGCCGCGTATGATTGGAGACTGTCTTATCCCAATCTCGAAGTCAGGGACCAGTATTTCTCCAGGCTAAAGGCGTACATCGAAACCGCTGTCGAGTTCGAAGGGCGAAAAGTCGTCCTGGCTTCGCACAGCATGGGAAGCCAAGtcatcttttattttttccacTGGGTTGAATCCGATCAAGGCGGTCGTGGTGGAGGAGACTGGGTAGACCGTCATGTCGACTCTTGGATCAATATCAGCGGCTGTATGCTGGGCGCAGTAAAGGATCTGACGGCCGTGCTCTCTGGAGAGATGCGCGACACGGCGCAGCTGAACGCGCTGGCAATCTATGGCCTGGAGAAATTTTTGAGCAAAGATGAGAGAGCTGAGATTTTTAGAGCCATGCCGGGGATTTCCTCGATGCTGCCTCTCGGAGGCGACGCTATTTGGGGAGATCTGAACGGAGCACCTGATGACCAGCCCGAACAAGGACTCTCTTACGGATCCTTTCTCAATTTCCGGGTCGGCGCAAACTGGACGACTCCAGATCGAAACTTTACCGTCAAAGATTCTATGGGCTATCTTTTCAACACGGCCGAGGATTGGTACACAGATCAGATAAAGCGCAGCTATTCCCATGGAGTTGCGCACACCACCGCGGAGGTTGAGGCAAACGAGAAGGATCCTAAAAAATGGATTAATCCGCTTGAGACTAGGCTTCCACGAGCACCAAACCTAAAGATATACTGCTTCTATGGCGTTGGAAAGCCTACAGAGAGATCCTATTATTACCGAGCACCTGATCAGCCGACTATGACCAATCTCAACATCACCATCGACGTTGGTTACACCGAAGGGACGGTTGATCATGGTGTTATTCTAGGCGAGGGAGATGGAACCGTTAATCTCTTGAGCACCGGGTACATGTGCAACCGTGGTTGGCACATGAAGCGGTATAATCCTGCCGGAGCCCAGATCACCGTGGTAGAGATGCCTCACGAGCCCGATCGGTTTAGCCCGCGAGGAGGCCCCAATACTGCTGACCATGTTGACATCCTGGGAAGACAGACCCTGAACGAGCTGATATTGAGAGTCGCAGCAGGCAAGGGTGAAACCATCACGGATTACGTGGTCAGTAAGATTGGAGAATATGCAGACAAGGTGAAAGTttacgaagaagaagatgaaagcaagaagaaaaagaagagctcaTAG
- a CDS encoding uncharacterized protein (EggNog:ENOG41), which produces MDLPPQTQGLTPHPVDLNSPPLLNSYQQPLHSQSQRHLSGSPYSQRSRRPLSYQQQPTYLDAGRRSNTSSPHRRQSPIPGRFTEEWDASQRGSSILDNRRGRDSPVMSASGAGPAAIGTTAMQRSNSVNSYAAGDDRALPQRGNTLKKKASLRRSGTGSMVRSSSRRSARAGSVKSLMLQTADADELHSAFYCPVPTTGNPTDVLAARFQTWRKILKDLIAYYREIQSHYEQKAKSISKLTSVSNNIATPASFLQTAGIDDALQIIRNYNKIALQEATKAKEIEEDVILALTGLRSDLQQKIKEIKHLAGDFKNNVDKEKEATGRAVKALSDVLGKNEMDSSNTTGKQDPYLLRLAVDRQIERQIEEENYLHQAYLNLEGSGRELESIIVGEIQKAYNAYAGILKREAENALDIVGELRDGPISMPKDQEWEHFVSNDNRVVNPNIPLRSVEQIHYPGQDHFSAQEIRAGLLERKSKYLKSYTAGWYVLSTTHLHEFKSADKAQAPIMSLYLPEQKLGSRSSEGGPSNKFLLKGRQTGSMHRGHTWVFRAESHDTMMAWYDDIKALTETSSEERIAFVRSHSRRSTSQSSHRSASSNELDEEDEPPFQATEQDVLAEPRSESRRPQPGGRFPSDIQVNAQRGLQVPHSPSSAGSSQEASPNAQVIAAATAIPGTATTAYSPEYHTHHDENHPDYGQRGETHMNEMHAQAVIANHEAQVDGVNPYTSEPLGQGQGNQRNVYGGLAFIPGTRQPVIPNGVPDEKSVNPGRQAVGGTHDATRVNGAVGGEEMQEINGGHYTNVGGAGGGHVNSAAVNPNTIPRSEAQTDAGGLQVLPGQGDGAAPAAANPAVRALNDMSVSSLPMPGSFP; this is translated from the exons ATGGATCTCCCGCCTCAGACTCAGGGATTGACACCTCATCCCGTTGATCTGAATTCGCCTCCCCTGCTCAATTCCTACCAACAGCCGCTGCACTCGCAATCGCAGCGCCATCTGTCCGGCTCGCCCTATTCCCAGAGATCACGACGACCGCTGTCTTACCAGCAGCAACCCACGTACCTCGACGCCGGCAGACGCTCGAATACTTCATCACCTCACAGACGGCAGAGCCCCATTCCCGGCCGCTTCACCGAAGAGTGGGACGCCAGCCAGCGCGGCAGCTCGATCCTCGACAACCGCCGCGGCCGCGATTCTCCTGTCATGTCAGCGTCTGGAGCAGGGCCGGCTGCCATTGGAACTACTGCCATGCAGCGCTCCAACTCGGTCAACAGCTATGCAGCCGGTGATGATCGCGCTCTTCCGCAGAGGGGCAAtacgctgaagaagaaggcctcgCTGCGACGAAGCGGCACTGGCAGCATGGTACGATCCAGCAGCCGGCGCAGCGCACGAGCGGGCAGCGTCAAGAGCCTCATGCTCCAAACTGCCGATGCCGACGAGCTTCATAGCGCATTCTACTGCCCTGTGCCGACGACCGGCAATCCTACCGACGTGCTTGCCGCCAGATTTCAGA CATGGAGGAAAATCCTGAAAGATCTCATTGCCTATTACCGCGAAATTCAATCCCACTACGAGCAAAAGGCGAAGTCAATCTCCAAACTCACCAGCGTCTCCAACAATATAGCGACCCCGGCTTCATTTCTCCAAACTGCCGGAATCGACGATGCCCTTCAAATCATTCGCAATTATAACAAGATAGCCCTCCAAGAGGCTacaaaggccaaggagattgaggaaGACGTCATCTTGGCTCTCACAGGCTTGAGGAGTGATCTACAGCAGAAGATTAAGGAAATCAAGCACCTAGCTGGCGACTTCAAAAACAATGTTGacaaggagaaagaggcTACTGGTAGAGCAGTCAAGGCTCTGTCCGACGTGCTCGGAAAGAACGAGATGGACTCTTCTAACACGACCGGCAAGCAGGATCCGTATCTCCTTAGACTAGCTGTCGATCGCCAGATCGAACGTCAaatcgaagaagaaaactacTTGCATCAGGCATATCTCAACCTCGAGGGCTCTGGTCGCGAGCTGGAGTCCATCATTGTGGGCGAGATTCAAAAAGCATACAATGCCTACGCCGGCATTCTCAAGCGCGAAGCAGAAAATGCTCTCGACATTGTCGGGGAGCTGCGTGATGGACCCATTTCCATGCCCAAAGATCAAGAATGGGAGCATTTTGTTTCCAACGACAACCGAGTGGTTAATCCTAATATCCCTTTGCGCTCCGTCGAACAGATTCATTATCCCGGACAGGACCATTTCTCTGCACAAGAAATCCGCGCCGGACTATTGGAGCGTAAGAGTAAATACCTGAAGAGTTATACAGCTGGATG GTATGTGCTCTCAACAACGCATCTGCACGAATTTAAATCGGCAGACAAAGCGCAAGCTCCCATCATGTCCCTCTACCTGCCGGAGCAGAAGCTAGGATCCCGCTCAAGCGAAGGGGGCCCGTCGAATAAATTCCTCCTCAAGGGTCGACAAACTGGATCCATGCACCGAGGGCATACCTGGGTATTTCGAGCCGAGAGCCATGATACGATGATGGCCTGGTACGACGACATAAAAGCCCTGACAGAGACATCGTCGGAAGAACGGATAGCATTTGTACGATCTCATTCGCGGAGGAGTACGAGCCAGTCGTCACATCgatcagccagcagcaacgaactcgatgaggaagacgagcCGCCCTTCCAAGCAACCGAGCAGGATGTTCTCGCAGAACCCCGATCAGAATCGCGGCGACCCCAACCAGGTGGGCGGTTCCCATCTGACATTCAAGTCAATGCCCAACGAGGCTTACAGGTGCCTCACTCTCCCTCTAGTGCCGGATCCAGCCAGGAAGCGTCGCCAAATGCACAGGTAATTGCTGCCGCAACTGCCATACCAGGAACGGCCACTACTGCCTATTCCCCAGAATATCATACGCACCACGACGAGAATCATCCCGATTACGGCCAGAGAGGCGAGACTCACATGAACGAAATGCACGCACAGGCCGTCATTGCCAACCATGAGGCTCAAGTCGACGGCGTCAACCCTTACACCAGCGAGCCACTAGGCCAGGGCCAAGGCAACCAACGAAATGTCTACGGAGGACTAGCTTTTATTCCCGGTACTCGCCAGCCAGTAATCCCTAATGGTGTTCCTGACGAAAAGTCTGTCAACCCTGGCCGTCAGGCTGTAGGGGGAACACATGATGCTACTAGGGTTAATGGCGCCGTAGGAGGTGAAGAGATGCAAGAGATCAACGGCGGCCACTACACCAATGTTGGAGGCGCTGGAGGTGGACATGTCAACAGCGCCGCTGTCAACCCGAATACAATCCCTAGGTCTGAGGCTCAAACAGACGCTGGCGGCTTGCAAGTTCTTCCTGGCCAGGGAGATGGGGCCGCGCCAGCCGCTGCTAATCCCGCGGTCCGAGCACTGAATGATATGTCAGTATCAAGCCTACCGATGCCAGGCAGCTTCCCATGA
- a CDS encoding uncharacterized protein (EggNog:ENOG41~BUSCO:EOG092D3YU3), with amino-acid sequence MADTEEMVPSPLSVEEEDELWTELDKCVSEHCDSHESIDDALRSWLSLTTQLRDQQPQSQEEVIMCAQILLNSDIFRQHKEYVRKQLIYSLLQEDEAGPLHAIVSLLLLDGHKDEATFPHMIREACFPRLLELIRQEKDGDPRLHRFLLQLMYEMSRVERLTPEDLALVDDDFIHFLFGLIEGVSSDVNDPYHYPTIRVLLVLNEQYMLASTDTVTIPGSAPEPLTNRIVKCLSLHGPLFRTFGENIILLLNRETETSLQLLILKLLYLLFTTKATYEYFYTNDLRVLLDVIIRNLMDLPDERMSLRHTYLRILYPLLAHTQMNQPPHYKKDEILRLLKILRGSQNAHFAPADPTTLRLVDRVSKVKWLVDEEDVDSEASGQAEVARKLLGMSLSTRHSSSSVSVTDVAEVKEKPGVQTPSRNDTKPAAEPVEHDGASKSKKPVPAVPKHRHGIPFKHSAAAIKHSATVHISSVTSKKVPPKAPPPRRHGKVRMAETSSDEHLAGAVN; translated from the exons atggcggaTACCGAAGAGATGGtgccctctcctctctctgtggaggaagaggatgagctgTGGACGG AACTCGACAAGTGCGTCTCGGAACATTGCGACAGCCACGAATCCATTGACGATGCCCTCCGTTCCTGGCTGAGCCTGACAACCCAGCTCCGCGACCAGCAACCTCAGTCGCAGGAGGAGGTCATCATGTGCGCGCAGATCCTATTGAACAGCGACATATTCCGACAGCACAAAGAGTATGTCCGCAAGCAGCTCATCTACAGCCTGCTGCAGGAGGACGAGGCCGGGCCCCTGCACGCGATAGTCTCTTTGCTTCTGCTGGACGGCCACAAGGACGAGGCGACGTTTCCGCACATGATACGCGAGGCCTGCTTCCCCCGCCTTCTTGAGCTGATCAGGCAAGAGAAGGATGGCGACCCGCGACTCCATCGCTTTCTATTGCAGCTGATGTATGAGATGTCGCGTGTGGAGCGGCTGACACCGGAAGACTTGGCGCTGGTCGACGATGATTTTATTCACTTTCTGTTTGGCCTAATCGAGGGCGTGTCTAGCGATGTGAATGATCCATACCATTACCCAACCATTAGAGTATTG CTTGTCCTGAATGAACAGTACATGCTTGCGTCCACAGATACTGTTACGATTCCCGGATCGGCCCCCGAACCGCTGACAAACCGTATTGTCAAATGCCTGAGCCTCCACGGGCCATTGTTCCGAACATTTGGAGAGAATATCATTCTGCTTCTGAATCGAGAGACCGAGACGTCTCTGCAGCTGTTGATCCTTAAACTTCTATATCTTCTATTCACCACTAAAGCGACGTATGAATACTTTTATACCAACGATTTGCGAGTGTTATTGGACGTCATTATTCGAAATTTGATGGATCTTCCTGACGAAAGGATGTCTCTTCGGCATACGTACTTGCGAATTTTATATCCCTTGTTGGCGCATACCCAGATGAACCAGCCACCACACTATAAGAAGGACGAAATTTTACGCCTACTTAAAATTCTGAGGGGCTCACAGAACGCCCACTTTGCCCCTGCCGATCCGACCACTCTACGACTTGTAGACCGAGTATCCAAGGTCAAATGGTtggtggatgaagaagacgtaGATTCCGAAGCATCAGGACAGGCAGAGGTTGCTCGAAAGCTCCTGGGCATGAGCTTATCGACAAGGCATTCATCCAGCAGTGTTAGTGTCACTGATGTGGCCGAAGTCAAGGAGAAGCCAGGCGTGCAGACGCCGAGTCGAAACGACACGAAGCCAGCTGCCGAACCGGTGGAGCATGATGGTGCGAGCAAATCCAAGAAGCCTGTACCAGCAGTGCCCAAGCACAGACACGGCATTCCCTTTAAGCAttcagctgcagcaattAAGCATTCTGCTACAGTACATATCAGCAGCGTTACGTCGAAAAAGGTACCGCCAAAGGCACCACCCCCTAGACGACATGGCAAAGTGAGGATGGCAGAAACGTCATCGGATGAACACCTGGCAGGCGCCGTAAACTAA
- the GAR1_2 gene encoding H/ACA snoRNP pseudouridylase subunit gives MSFRGGSRGGGRGGAGGFRGGRGGGFQQRDMGPPAQVLEMGKFVHACEGEMVCESINPKVPHFNAQIFLENKTAVGKVDEVLGPINQVFFTIKPSEGIQAASFKEGDKFYIAPEKLLPLEKFLPKPKPPPGAPKPKRAGGASRGGPRGGGRGGFSRGGRGGAGGFGGRGGRGGSGGFSRGGGRGGPRGGSGGFSRGGAGGRGRGGFSRGGSW, from the exons ATGTCATTCCGAGGAGGGTCTCGAGGTGGTGGTCGTGGAGGAGCTGGTGGCTTTCGAGGTGGACGCGGAGGAGGTTTCCAGCAGAGGGATATGGGCCCGCCTGCGCAAGTTCTAG AAATGGGCAAATTCGTCCACGCCTGCGAGGGCGAAATGGTCTGCGAATCCATCAACCCCAAAGTCCCCCACTTCAACGCCCAAATCTTCCTCGAGAACAAGACCGCCGTCGGCAAGGTCGACGAGGTCCTCGGCCCCATCAACCAGGTCTTCTTCACCATCAAGCCCTCCGAGGGCATCCAGGCCGCCTCCTTCAAGGAGGGCGACAAGTTCTACATTGCCccggagaagctgctgccccTCGAAAAGTTCCtgcccaagcccaagcctCCTCCCGGAGCGCCTAAGCCCAAGCGCGCTGGCGGTGCGTCCCGCGGCGGTCCTCGCGGCGGCGGTCGCGGAGGCTTCTCCCGCGGTGGACGgggcggtgctggcggtTTCGGCGGCCGTGGCGGCCGTGGTGGAAGCGGCGGCTTCTCTCGCGGCGGCGGTCGTGGTGGCCCTCGTGGTGGAAGCGGTGGCTTCTCCAGGGGCGGTGCCGGCGGCAGAGGACGCGGCGGCTTCAGCAGAGGTGGCAGCTGGTAA
- a CDS encoding uncharacterized protein (EggNog:ENOG41), whose protein sequence is MDTDESDFYGDDETTSHLLQRVADFDVDDWAQQQRLHPGRPLLQADFIEEASHLHNPYSGIPYAWQLTETIDHFLSRLPPSTTDQTPEVPWIFICNPYIPRVHKLESQGQFSKGNEDEAPEEDGSKTAIVAQGGLERLHLVSKFIEGMQRSGKAKAVVDKEIRKEQRQAIDDILNLAHLAKVRTGKWLLFCPVSEVNEMWEIVAKATANNELGIASKVAPRSPLEDPRKDRLLCIYTADFRDKADVGRVLQKLRELKLVESRGRPIYYKPDAFTYIGISHGNAWGVRASIYSSTDVFPRRT, encoded by the exons ATGGATACTGATGAATCCGATTTTTATG GCGATGATGAAACCACATCACATCTCTTACAGCGGGTAGCAGATTTTGACGTGGATGACtgggctcagcagcaacggcTGCATCCGGGCCGGCCTCTACTACAGGCGGATTTCATCGAGGAGGCTTCTCACTTACACAACCCGTATTCCGGGATTCCCTACGCCTGGCAACTCACGGAGACGATAGATCATTTCCTCTCACGGCTGCCACCATCAACGACTGATCAGACGCCAGAGGTACCATGGATTTTTATTTGCAACCCCTATATCCCAAGGGTCCACAAGCTGGAGAGCCAGGGTCAGTTCTCCAAAGGGAATGAGGACGAGGCACCAGAGGAGGATGGCAGTAAGACAGCGATAGTCGCTCAAGGAGGCCTAGAGAGGCTTCATTTGGTCAGCAAGTTCATCGAAGGAATGCAGAGATCGGGAAAAGCAAAGGCCGTTGTGGACAAGGAGATTAGAAAAGAGCAGAGGCAGGCTATCGATGACATTCTAAACTTGGCCCACCTCGCCAAGGTTCGAACAGGCAAG TGGTTGCTCTTCTGCCCTGTGTCGGAGGTAAACGAAATGTGGGAGATCGTTGCAAAAGCTACTGCAAACAACGAGCTTGGGATCGCTTCCAAGGTTGCGCCGCGATCGCCATTGGAAGATCCTCGCAAAGATCGTCTCCTTTGTATATACACGGCAGACTTTAGGGACAAGGCCGACGTTGGGCGTGTCTTGCAAAAGCTCCGGGAGCTAAAACTGGTCGAATCTAGAGGCCGTCCCATCTACTACAAACCAG ATGCGTTCACATATATTGGCATCTCTCATGGCAATGCCTGGGGCGTAAGGGCCTCAATTTACAGCTCCACTGACGTGTTTCCGCGCCGAACATAA